The following proteins are co-located in the Lagenorhynchus albirostris chromosome 2, mLagAlb1.1, whole genome shotgun sequence genome:
- the ZNF691 gene encoding zinc finger protein 691 isoform X2 produces the protein MGSEKEQSPERHLPEEGERGNKPWRVDDSEGSWIPDGEKEHGQASLPEGPQGLSPEKPPQDVTVPAGEPEDLSAHPRHEADEKPFICAQCGKTFNNTSNLRTHQRIHTGEKPYKCSECGKSFSRSSNRIRHERIHLEEKHYKCPNCEESFRRHSDLTTHQQDHLGRWPFHCDICGKSFSQSSALAVHYRTHLEPAPYICCECGKSFSNSSSFGVHHRTHTGERPYECAECGRTFSDISNFGAHQRTHRGEKPYRCTLCGKHFSRSSNLIRHQKTHQGEQAGKDSS, from the coding sequence ATGGGCAGTGAGAAGGAGCAGAGCCCAGAACGGCACCTGCCTGAGGAAGGGGAACGGGGTAATAAGCCATGGAGAGTGGATGACTCAGAGGGTTCTTGGATCCCAGATGGGGAGAAAGAGCATGGGCAAGCAAGCCTGCCAGAGGGGCCACAAGGGCTCTctccagagaagccaccgcaggaCGTCACTGTCCCCGCTGGAGAGCCAGAGGACCTCTCTGCTCATCCGAGGCACGAGGCTGATGAGAAGCCCTTTATATGTGCCCAGTGTGGCAAAACCTTCAATAATACCTCCAACCTGAGAACACACCAGCGGATCCACACAGGCGAGAAACCCTACAAGTGTTCTGAGTGTGGCAAGAGCTTCTCGAGAAGCTCCAACCGCATCCGGCACGAGCGCATCCACCTGGAGGAGAAGCACTATAAGTGCCCCAACTGCGAGGAGAGCTTCCGGCGGCACTCGGACCTCACCACACACCAGCAGGACCACCTGGGCAGGTGGCCCTTCCACTGCGACATCTGCGGCAAGAGCTTCAGCCAGAGCTCGGCGCTGGCTGTGCACTACCGGACCCACCTGGAGCCGGCGCCCTACATCTGCTGCGAGTGCGGGAAGAGCTTCAGCAACAGCTCCAGCTTCGGCGTGCACCACCGCACCCACACGGGTGAGCGGCCCTATGAGTGTGCCGAGTGCGGGCGGACCTTCAGCGACATCTCCAACTTCGGGGCGCACCAGAGGACCCACAGGGGCGAGAAGCCCTACCGGTGCACGCTGTGCGGGAAGCACTTCTCCCGCAGCTCCAATCTCATCCGCCACCAGAAAACTCACCAGGGAGAGCAGGCTGGGAAAGATTCCAGCTGA
- the ZNF691 gene encoding zinc finger protein 691 isoform X1 → MVPKGWCIPTPSTRTKDSLGSGLTQGIKVLAICVHSQGSEMGSEKEQSPERHLPEEGERGNKPWRVDDSEGSWIPDGEKEHGQASLPEGPQGLSPEKPPQDVTVPAGEPEDLSAHPRHEADEKPFICAQCGKTFNNTSNLRTHQRIHTGEKPYKCSECGKSFSRSSNRIRHERIHLEEKHYKCPNCEESFRRHSDLTTHQQDHLGRWPFHCDICGKSFSQSSALAVHYRTHLEPAPYICCECGKSFSNSSSFGVHHRTHTGERPYECAECGRTFSDISNFGAHQRTHRGEKPYRCTLCGKHFSRSSNLIRHQKTHQGEQAGKDSS, encoded by the coding sequence ATGGTTCCAAAGGGATGGTGTATACCCACCCCTTCAACCAGGACGAAAGATTCCCTGGGGTCTGGCCTGACCCAAGGAATAAAggtgttggccatttgtgttcATTCTCAGGGTTCAGAGATGGGCAGTGAGAAGGAGCAGAGCCCAGAACGGCACCTGCCTGAGGAAGGGGAACGGGGTAATAAGCCATGGAGAGTGGATGACTCAGAGGGTTCTTGGATCCCAGATGGGGAGAAAGAGCATGGGCAAGCAAGCCTGCCAGAGGGGCCACAAGGGCTCTctccagagaagccaccgcaggaCGTCACTGTCCCCGCTGGAGAGCCAGAGGACCTCTCTGCTCATCCGAGGCACGAGGCTGATGAGAAGCCCTTTATATGTGCCCAGTGTGGCAAAACCTTCAATAATACCTCCAACCTGAGAACACACCAGCGGATCCACACAGGCGAGAAACCCTACAAGTGTTCTGAGTGTGGCAAGAGCTTCTCGAGAAGCTCCAACCGCATCCGGCACGAGCGCATCCACCTGGAGGAGAAGCACTATAAGTGCCCCAACTGCGAGGAGAGCTTCCGGCGGCACTCGGACCTCACCACACACCAGCAGGACCACCTGGGCAGGTGGCCCTTCCACTGCGACATCTGCGGCAAGAGCTTCAGCCAGAGCTCGGCGCTGGCTGTGCACTACCGGACCCACCTGGAGCCGGCGCCCTACATCTGCTGCGAGTGCGGGAAGAGCTTCAGCAACAGCTCCAGCTTCGGCGTGCACCACCGCACCCACACGGGTGAGCGGCCCTATGAGTGTGCCGAGTGCGGGCGGACCTTCAGCGACATCTCCAACTTCGGGGCGCACCAGAGGACCCACAGGGGCGAGAAGCCCTACCGGTGCACGCTGTGCGGGAAGCACTTCTCCCGCAGCTCCAATCTCATCCGCCACCAGAAAACTCACCAGGGAGAGCAGGCTGGGAAAGATTCCAGCTGA